The Channa argus isolate prfri chromosome 14, Channa argus male v1.0, whole genome shotgun sequence genome includes a window with the following:
- the zgc:162816 gene encoding D-serine dehydratase gives MEGEPLSALCTPALVVDVDKVKRNAKRMIERFEKLGVQLRPHMKTHKTLECADIMTGGSRRCIVVSTLAEACFYADHGFDDIIYAYSIPFDKVERCAVLSERLELFQILLDHPDALEQLKKRPLKDGRLWHIWLKLDCGNGRAGVLHSEPEALRLAQAIAQAEGVQLTGVYAHCGNTYNCMGVEQIQAVAQETTSLTLQFIEKLKSIGITCKSSIGSTPSCSHPVKDMSRLSEVHPGNYVFYDVQQSLIGSCSLEDVAVRVLTRVIGHSPHRNQLLIDCGWTGISLDGAGKLPTGNAVIEGHSNLKLVSMTQEHGRVEPISGPLDYSKFPLGTLLTLIPYHSCATAAMHPVYHVHSEGRLVGKWIPTRGW, from the exons ATGGAGGGAGAGCCTCTCTCAGCCCTGTGTACTCCTGCTCTGGTGGTGGATGTGGACAAAGTGAAGAGAAATGCCAAGAGGATGATCGAACGCTTTGAGAAGCTGGGTGTACAGCTTCGCCCACACATGAAGACCCACAAAaccct tgAGTGTGCAGACATAATGACAGGTGGATCACGGAGGTGCATCGTGGTTTCCACACTAGCTGAGGCCTGTTTCTATGCCGACCATGGATTTGATGACATCATTTATGCATACTCTATTCCATTTGATAAG gtgGAGCGTTGTGCAGTCTTGTCAGAGAGACTGGAGCTCTTCCAGATTTTATTGGATCATCCTGATGCTCTGGAGCAGCTAAAAAAGAGACCACTAAAAGATGGTCGACTGTGGCACATCTGGCTGAAACTTGACTGTGGCAATGGGAGAG CTGGTGTCCTGCACTCGGAACCGGAGGCGCTCAGATTGGCTCAAGCCATTGCGCAGGCAGAAGGTGTGCAGCTAACAGGAGTGTATGCTCACTGTGGGAATACTTATAACTGCATGGGAGTAGAGCAAATACAGGCTGTTGCCCAGGAAACCACCAGCTTGACTTTGCAGTTCATAGAAAA ACTGAAGTCTATTGGCATCACCTGTAAGTCCAGCATTGGCTCCACTCCTTCCTGCAGTCACCCAGTCAAAGACATGTCACGGCTCAGTGAGGTGCATCCTGGAAACTACGTCTTCTATG ATGTGCAGCAGTCTTTGATCGGCTCCTGCAGTCTGGAGGATGTGGCTGTGCGGGTTTTGACAAGGGTCATTGGGCACAGTCCTCACAGGAACCAACTCCTCATTGACTGTGGATGGACTGGAATCAG TTTGGATGGAGCTGGAAAACTTCCCACTGGAAATGCTGTAATTGAAGGACACTCAAACCTCAA GCTTGTATCTATGACTCAGGAGCATGGCAGAGTGGAGCCCATTTCAGGACCACTGGATTACAGCAAATTCCCTCTAGGCACTCTGCTCACACTGATCCCCTACCAT TCTTGTGCAACAGCTGCGATGCATCCTGTGTACCATGTGCACTCTGAGGGCCGTCTGGTGGGGAAGTGGATACCCACACGTGGGTGGTGA